The following are encoded together in the Oceanobacillus zhaokaii genome:
- a CDS encoding acyl-CoA thioesterase yields the protein MNKVRTPIEVRYQETDQMGVVYHGNYLVWFEIGRTKYIENLGLSYAKMEEENVVSPVIDAHLSFKKPVKYGEDVTVETWIEEYDGLRTTYGYNVIGANGEIAVSGTTKHVIVKKETFRPLSLRRSFPEWHHAYIASMKGEV from the coding sequence AAGAAACAGATCAGATGGGCGTAGTTTATCACGGTAACTACTTAGTATGGTTTGAGATAGGCCGTACAAAATATATAGAGAATTTAGGATTAAGTTATGCAAAAATGGAAGAAGAAAATGTAGTATCACCAGTTATCGACGCGCATCTTTCATTCAAGAAACCAGTAAAATATGGGGAAGACGTAACAGTTGAAACATGGATAGAAGAATACGACGGATTAAGAACTACATATGGGTATAATGTAATAGGGGCTAACGGAGAAATTGCAGTGAGTGGAACTACAAAGCATGTAATCGTTAAAAAGGAAACATTTAGACCTTTATCATTACGTAGATCTTTTCCAGAATGGCATCATGCATACATAGCGAGTATGAAGGGAGAAGTGTAA
- the yidD gene encoding membrane protein insertion efficiency factor YidD: protein MKYIFIGLIQFYRKAISPFTPATCRFYPTCSEYGLEAYKRFGAIKGSYLTIKRISKCHPFHPGGVDLVPEKAKKN from the coding sequence ATGAAATATATATTTATCGGTCTAATTCAGTTTTATCGAAAAGCTATAAGTCCCTTTACACCAGCAACATGTCGATTCTATCCTACATGCTCTGAATACGGATTAGAAGCATATAAACGATTTGGTGCAATAAAAGGATCCTATTTAACAATTAAACGAATCAGTAAATGCCATCCTTTTCATCCAGGGGGTGTCGATTTAGTCCCTGAAAAAGCTAAAAAAAATTAG
- the plsY gene encoding glycerol-3-phosphate 1-O-acyltransferase PlsY — protein MEYILFIIIAYLLGSIPSALVVGKIGYKIDVREHGSGNLGATNAFRVLGVKAGIIVTLADILKGTIAVLIPLLFDAEVNRLIIGIFAVLGHTYPLFAKFKGGKAVATSSGIILGINPLLFIIMILTFILTLYITKYVSLSSMITGVISTLVALFFRDIGLIIVIALLTIFVFYRHRENIKRIRNGTEPKIKWMG, from the coding sequence ATGGAATATATTTTATTTATTATTATCGCGTATTTATTAGGATCAATTCCATCCGCGTTAGTCGTTGGTAAAATCGGCTATAAAATTGATGTCCGGGAACATGGAAGCGGGAATTTAGGTGCAACGAATGCCTTTCGTGTTCTAGGAGTAAAAGCTGGAATTATTGTGACATTAGCAGATATATTAAAAGGTACGATTGCTGTTTTAATCCCCTTACTATTTGATGCGGAAGTAAATCGTTTAATTATAGGGATTTTCGCGGTTCTAGGCCATACATATCCTCTTTTTGCTAAATTTAAAGGTGGAAAGGCTGTAGCAACCTCTAGTGGGATTATTTTAGGAATAAACCCATTATTATTTATTATTATGATACTTACCTTTATTCTAACTTTGTATATCACGAAATATGTTTCTCTGTCCTCAATGATTACAGGAGTAATCAGTACGTTGGTTGCTTTATTCTTCCGAGATATTGGACTCATAATTGTAATTGCTCTACTTACAATTTTTGTTTTTTATCGACATCGGGAAAATATCAAGAGAATCCGAAATGGCACAGAACCAAAAATTAAATGGATGGGATGA
- a CDS encoding CoA-binding protein, protein MTWENPSKEALKEILESSKTIAVVGLSDNPERTSYQISKKMQENGYRIIPVNPTVEEVLGEKAYPSLTDIPEEFDIINVFRRPEHLPEIAKDATMTNAKVFWAQQGIVNEEAYHYLKEHDFTVVMDLCIKVVHSVLVK, encoded by the coding sequence ATGACTTGGGAAAATCCATCGAAAGAAGCACTGAAGGAAATATTAGAATCTTCGAAGACAATAGCTGTAGTAGGACTTTCTGATAATCCAGAACGTACTTCCTATCAAATATCAAAGAAGATGCAAGAAAACGGGTATCGGATTATTCCTGTGAATCCGACCGTGGAAGAAGTACTAGGGGAGAAAGCTTATCCATCTTTAACAGATATACCCGAAGAATTTGATATAATTAACGTTTTTAGACGACCAGAACATTTGCCAGAAATTGCAAAAGACGCTACAATGACAAATGCAAAAGTTTTTTGGGCACAGCAAGGTATCGTGAACGAGGAAGCATATCATTACCTCAAAGAACATGATTTTACAGTAGTTATGGATTTATGCATAAAGGTAGTTCATTCAGTGTTAGTAAAATAA
- the parE gene encoding DNA topoisomerase IV subunit B, translating into MTNQPTQYTDESIQVLEGLDAVRKRPGMYIGSTDSRGLHHLVFEIVDNAVDEALSGYGNEIKVTIHKDNSISVEDSGRGIPTGVHSSGKPTAEVIFTVLHAGGKFGQGGYKTSGGLHGVGASVVNALSEWLEVTIFRDGQSFKQRFENGGKPVTTLEKQGPTKKSGTIIHFKPDALIFSSLIYDYEIISERLRESAFLLKGITIELYDQRTEEKELFHYPNGIEAFVSYLNEEKDTLSPIVSFEGEQQEIEVEFAFQYNDGYSETMLSFVNHVRTRDGGTHESGARTAITRTINEYARRIGILKEKDKNLEGSDIREGMTAVVSVRVPEDKLQFEGQTKGRLGTIEARSVVDSIVSEHLSYFLEENPDIAGMITRKSLKAKEARDAARKAREEARTGKQRKKRDTLLSGKLTPAQSRNPKRNELYLVEGDSAGGSAKQGRDRKFQAVLPLRGKVINTEKAKLEDVMKNEEISTIIHTIGAGVGSDFDLEDVQYDKVIIMTDADTDGAHIQVLLLTFFYRYMRKLIEAGKVFIGLPPLFKISKGKGKSEKVVYAWEEEEMKRAVQEFKNGYTVQRYKGLGEMNADQLWDTTMNPETRTLIRVTIDDFARADRRITTLMGDKVEPRRKWIESNVEFGLEEDATILENEKIIKE; encoded by the coding sequence TTGACCAATCAACCAACCCAATATACCGATGAATCCATTCAAGTTCTAGAAGGTCTTGATGCTGTTAGAAAAAGACCAGGGATGTACATTGGTAGTACAGATAGTCGTGGACTACACCATCTCGTATTTGAAATTGTAGACAATGCAGTTGATGAGGCGTTATCCGGTTATGGTAATGAAATTAAAGTGACAATTCATAAAGACAATAGTATTTCTGTAGAGGATAGTGGTAGAGGTATACCAACAGGGGTACATAGTTCCGGAAAGCCCACAGCAGAAGTAATTTTTACGGTACTGCATGCGGGCGGAAAATTTGGACAAGGTGGCTATAAGACTAGTGGAGGGCTGCATGGAGTAGGTGCTTCAGTAGTCAATGCTCTTTCCGAGTGGTTGGAGGTAACCATTTTTCGAGATGGCCAATCTTTTAAGCAACGATTCGAAAATGGTGGAAAACCTGTTACAACATTAGAAAAACAAGGTCCGACAAAGAAAAGCGGAACCATTATTCATTTTAAACCGGATGCATTAATCTTCTCCTCATTAATCTATGATTATGAAATCATTTCGGAGCGACTACGTGAGTCAGCATTTTTATTAAAAGGGATTACAATTGAGCTTTACGACCAACGAACAGAAGAGAAGGAATTATTCCATTATCCAAATGGGATCGAAGCTTTTGTTAGTTATTTAAATGAGGAAAAAGATACACTCAGTCCAATCGTTTCTTTTGAGGGTGAGCAACAAGAAATTGAAGTTGAATTTGCTTTTCAGTATAATGATGGCTACTCAGAGACGATGTTATCTTTTGTTAACCATGTTCGCACAAGAGATGGCGGAACTCATGAATCAGGTGCAAGGACGGCAATTACAAGAACAATTAATGAGTATGCAAGAAGAATTGGAATACTAAAAGAAAAAGATAAAAACCTTGAAGGATCTGATATTCGTGAGGGGATGACTGCCGTTGTTTCCGTCCGCGTTCCTGAGGATAAGCTGCAATTTGAGGGTCAAACAAAAGGAAGACTTGGAACAATAGAGGCTAGGTCTGTTGTAGATAGCATTGTTTCAGAACATCTTTCTTATTTCCTAGAAGAGAATCCAGATATTGCTGGTATGATAACAAGAAAATCCTTAAAAGCTAAAGAAGCACGCGATGCTGCTAGAAAAGCTAGAGAAGAAGCAAGAACAGGAAAACAACGGAAAAAGAGAGATACGTTATTGAGTGGGAAGCTTACTCCTGCACAGTCAAGAAACCCAAAACGAAATGAGCTTTATTTGGTAGAGGGTGATTCTGCTGGTGGATCTGCTAAACAGGGAAGAGATCGTAAGTTCCAAGCAGTGCTCCCATTAAGAGGAAAAGTTATAAACACCGAGAAGGCAAAGCTTGAAGATGTTATGAAAAATGAAGAAATATCTACAATCATTCACACAATTGGTGCAGGTGTCGGAAGTGACTTTGATTTAGAAGATGTACAATATGACAAAGTGATTATCATGACCGATGCTGATACAGACGGCGCACATATTCAAGTATTATTGCTGACCTTCTTCTATCGCTACATGCGTAAGCTAATAGAGGCTGGCAAAGTATTTATTGGTTTACCGCCACTCTTTAAAATTTCCAAAGGAAAAGGAAAGAGTGAGAAAGTTGTCTATGCTTGGGAAGAAGAGGAAATGAAAAGAGCAGTACAAGAATTTAAAAATGGTTATACTGTACAACGATATAAAGGTCTTGGGGAAATGAACGCGGATCAATTATGGGATACGACGATGAATCCGGAAACACGTACATTAATTCGAGTAACGATCGATGACTTTGCTCGAGCAGATCGGAGAATTACAACATTAATGGGTGATAAAGTAGAGCCGCGAAGAAAGTGGATTGAAAGTAATGTTGAATTTGGTTTGGAAGAAGATGCCACAATACTAGAGAATGAGAAAATCATAAAGGAATAA
- the parC gene encoding DNA topoisomerase IV subunit A — protein MSQPEKFLDLPLEEAIGDRFGRYSKYIIQDRALPDVRDGLKPVQRRILYAMHVEKNTHDRIFRKSAKTVGNVIGNYHPHGDSSVYEAMVRLSQDWKLRSELIEMHGNNGSMDGDPAAAMRYTEARLSAISSELLRDIDKETVDFIPNFDETTLEPVVLPAKFPNLLVNGSTGISAGYATDIPPHNLAEVIDAVIMKMENPEATIEELMKVIKGPDFPTGGIIQGIEGIKKAYETGRGKIIVRGKARIEEIRGNREQIVIEEIPYEVNKASMVKKMDELRIDRKVEGIAEVRDESDRTGLRVVVELKKEVNSEGILNYLYKNTDLQVNYHFNMVAIQNRTPKLLSLSQILDAYIDHQKDVVTRQSTFDLKKARDRAHIVEGLIKAISILDELIVTIRSSKDKQDAKKRIIAAYDFSEAQAEAIVMLQLYRLTNTDISQLRKEAEDLFKQIEALEAILGSEKVLLQTIKKDLRQIKRTFQDPRRTAIEDKIEELKINIEVMIASEDVLVSISKDGYLKRTSLRSYTASNGEDLAIKDQDHLVSLIEVNTTDKILLFTNKGKYLIIPVHELPDIRWKDIGQHLSNLVPFDKDERIIQCIPIRNFEKDKYFVFFTKNGMVKRSELMLYNAQRHSKALIALNLKQNDEVVSVHLTDGKSDVFVTSNKGYGLRFKEEEINIVGQRAAGVKAIQLKEDEYVVNGQVFDESSNPSLFIITQRGAGKRMKLQEFEPASRAKRGLVMLKELKSKPHRVRGFFVVNEQDKINFLTSNGETHQVLPLGLSTSGRSSNGSFLIDADNQGEVEEVWKEAQYERPFDEK, from the coding sequence TTGTCACAACCTGAGAAGTTTTTAGACCTTCCACTAGAAGAAGCAATAGGTGACCGATTCGGAAGGTATAGTAAATATATTATACAGGACAGGGCCTTGCCAGATGTCAGAGATGGATTGAAGCCTGTACAACGTAGAATTTTATATGCGATGCACGTAGAGAAGAATACACATGATAGGATATTTCGTAAATCTGCTAAAACGGTCGGAAACGTAATTGGGAATTATCATCCACATGGTGATTCCTCTGTTTATGAAGCAATGGTTCGTTTGAGCCAAGATTGGAAATTAAGAAGTGAATTAATTGAAATGCATGGAAACAATGGGAGTATGGATGGTGACCCGGCAGCTGCAATGCGATATACAGAGGCTAGACTATCTGCTATTTCTTCAGAATTACTTCGCGACATTGATAAAGAGACCGTTGATTTTATCCCTAACTTTGACGAGACTACGTTAGAGCCAGTTGTCCTTCCAGCTAAATTTCCCAATTTACTTGTAAATGGTTCGACAGGAATATCAGCTGGATATGCAACAGATATTCCCCCACATAATCTAGCTGAAGTAATTGATGCTGTAATTATGAAAATGGAAAATCCAGAGGCAACAATCGAAGAACTAATGAAGGTTATTAAAGGGCCAGATTTTCCTACAGGCGGAATTATTCAGGGTATCGAAGGAATAAAGAAAGCTTATGAGACAGGTCGGGGGAAAATCATTGTTCGCGGAAAAGCTAGAATTGAAGAAATTCGTGGTAATCGTGAACAAATTGTGATTGAAGAAATCCCCTATGAAGTAAATAAAGCAAGCATGGTTAAGAAAATGGATGAGCTTCGGATTGATCGTAAGGTAGAAGGAATAGCGGAAGTTCGTGATGAATCGGATCGTACTGGATTAAGAGTGGTAGTTGAATTGAAAAAAGAAGTAAATAGTGAGGGTATCCTAAACTATTTATATAAAAATACGGATTTACAAGTGAACTATCATTTTAATATGGTTGCTATTCAAAATCGTACTCCGAAATTATTATCGCTATCGCAAATACTCGACGCGTATATTGATCATCAAAAAGATGTAGTAACAAGACAATCAACCTTTGATCTAAAAAAAGCGAGAGATCGTGCACATATTGTCGAAGGATTAATAAAAGCAATTTCCATTCTGGATGAATTGATTGTCACGATTCGTTCATCGAAGGATAAGCAAGACGCGAAGAAACGAATTATTGCTGCTTATGATTTCTCCGAGGCACAAGCGGAAGCAATTGTCATGCTCCAGCTTTATCGATTAACAAACACGGATATATCACAGCTGCGGAAAGAAGCGGAAGATTTATTCAAACAAATTGAAGCACTTGAAGCTATTCTCGGAAGTGAGAAGGTACTTCTACAAACGATTAAAAAGGATTTACGTCAAATTAAGCGGACATTCCAAGATCCAAGAAGAACTGCGATTGAAGACAAAATTGAAGAATTAAAAATTAATATCGAGGTTATGATCGCTAGTGAAGATGTTCTCGTCTCGATTTCAAAAGATGGCTATTTGAAGCGTACGAGCTTACGTTCTTACACTGCTTCAAATGGAGAGGACTTGGCGATAAAGGACCAGGATCATCTTGTATCTTTGATTGAGGTAAACACTACAGATAAGATTTTACTGTTTACGAATAAAGGTAAATATTTGATTATACCAGTACATGAATTGCCAGATATTCGCTGGAAAGATATTGGCCAGCACTTATCGAACCTAGTTCCTTTTGATAAGGATGAGCGTATCATTCAATGCATTCCAATTCGTAATTTTGAGAAAGATAAATATTTCGTCTTCTTCACGAAAAATGGAATGGTAAAACGAAGTGAGTTAATGCTATACAATGCGCAACGACATTCAAAGGCACTTATTGCCTTAAATTTAAAGCAGAATGATGAAGTTGTAAGTGTGCATCTTACGGATGGAAAATCAGATGTGTTTGTTACATCCAATAAAGGATATGGATTAAGGTTTAAAGAAGAAGAAATTAACATTGTTGGTCAACGTGCAGCAGGGGTAAAAGCGATTCAATTAAAAGAGGATGAATATGTCGTTAATGGACAAGTATTTGACGAGTCAAGTAATCCATCGCTCTTTATCATTACGCAGCGCGGAGCAGGTAAACGAATGAAGTTACAAGAATTTGAACCAGCAAGTCGTGCCAAAAGAGGGCTCGTCATGTTAAAAGAATTAAAGAGTAAGCCACACCGTGTGAGAGGCTTCTTCGTTGTGAATGAGCAGGATAAAATAAACTTCCTAACTTCAAATGGGGAAACGCATCAAGTACTCCCACTTGGACTATCAACAAGCGGACGAAGCAGTAATGGGTCATTCCTTATTGATGCAGATAATCAAGGTGAAGTAGAAGAAGTGTGGAAAGAAGCACAGTATGAACGACCTTTTGATGAAAAATAA
- a CDS encoding acyl-CoA dehydrogenase family protein, which produces MNFELSKEQQMIKNMVHEFAEEVIKPRAIEIDQKANFPVDIFEQMGELGLLGIPFPEEYGGSGGDTLSYAIAVEEIGRVCASTGLSYAAAVSLGASPIYYFGTEDQKQQFLKPLAEGVALASFGLTEPNAGSDAGGTTTTAILKDDSYLINGEKCFITNASYAETLIITAVTGKNDKGRNAISAFIVPANTEGVTITSNYDKMGMRGSDTAEIVLNNVSVAKENLLGEANKGFKQFLYTLDGGRISIGALGVGIAQAALEKSLQYAKDRKQFGKSISSFQAIQFKLADMAMEVELARNMVHKAAWLKDKNKSFSKEAAFAKLFATETAFRSANQAVQIHGGYGYMREYEVERYLRDAKLLEIGEGTSEIQRLVIARELGC; this is translated from the coding sequence ATGAACTTCGAATTATCTAAGGAACAGCAAATGATTAAAAATATGGTTCATGAGTTTGCGGAAGAAGTAATTAAACCTAGAGCAATTGAAATTGACCAGAAAGCAAATTTTCCTGTTGATATTTTTGAACAGATGGGTGAACTAGGATTACTAGGTATTCCTTTTCCAGAAGAATATGGTGGCTCTGGTGGAGACACACTTTCCTATGCGATAGCGGTTGAGGAAATTGGTCGGGTCTGTGCAAGCACTGGTCTAAGCTATGCCGCGGCAGTATCACTTGGAGCGAGTCCAATTTATTACTTTGGGACAGAAGATCAAAAGCAACAGTTTTTGAAACCGCTTGCAGAGGGTGTGGCTCTAGCTTCATTCGGATTAACCGAGCCAAACGCTGGTTCAGATGCTGGTGGAACAACAACGACTGCAATACTTAAAGATGATTCTTATCTCATAAATGGTGAAAAATGCTTCATTACAAATGCAAGCTATGCTGAAACATTAATTATAACTGCGGTTACAGGTAAAAATGATAAAGGCAGGAATGCAATATCCGCATTTATTGTACCTGCAAATACCGAAGGCGTGACAATTACTAGTAATTACGACAAAATGGGAATGCGTGGTTCCGATACTGCTGAAATCGTTCTAAATAATGTAAGCGTTGCAAAAGAAAATCTTTTAGGAGAAGCAAACAAAGGATTTAAACAATTTTTATATACGCTTGATGGTGGAAGGATTTCAATAGGCGCATTAGGCGTGGGTATTGCACAAGCAGCATTAGAAAAGTCACTGCAATATGCAAAGGATCGCAAACAATTTGGTAAATCAATTTCTAGCTTTCAAGCAATTCAATTTAAACTCGCAGACATGGCGATGGAGGTAGAGCTTGCCAGAAATATGGTGCATAAAGCGGCGTGGCTAAAGGACAAAAATAAGTCCTTTAGTAAGGAAGCAGCGTTTGCTAAGTTATTCGCAACCGAAACTGCATTCCGTTCCGCAAATCAAGCAGTACAAATTCATGGTGGATACGGTTACATGCGCGAATATGAGGTTGAGCGTTATTTAAGAGATGCTAAATTATTGGAAATAGGCGAAGGAACATCTGAGATTCAACGACTTGTTATTGCTAGGGAACTAGGCTGTTAG
- a CDS encoding acetyl-CoA carboxylase biotin carboxyl carrier protein subunit, protein MEEIRASMAGSVWKITVKPGDTVEEGQDVVILESMKMEIPIAAEAEGTLKELKVAEGDFVNEGDIIAIIE, encoded by the coding sequence ATGGAAGAAATTCGCGCAAGTATGGCTGGAAGCGTATGGAAAATTACTGTTAAACCTGGTGATACAGTTGAAGAAGGACAGGATGTAGTTATTTTAGAATCGATGAAAATGGAGATTCCAATTGCGGCAGAAGCTGAAGGTACCTTAAAAGAGTTAAAGGTAGCGGAAGGTGATTTTGTAAATGAAGGCGATATTATCGCGATTATTGAATAA
- a CDS encoding enoyl-CoA hydratase, with amino-acid sequence MEQLIKLNRDREHIAIITLNRPEAANALSNTLLYQLNQALQEVDEDTSIYSTIITGAGEKAFCAGADLKERKNMTNESVIDAVAYIGKTVNAIEHLRMPVIAAINGAAFGGGLELALACDIRIASEDIKLGLTEASLAIIPGAGGTQRLPRLIGLGHAKRLIYSAKPITVAEALDIGLVEQVVKKENLLYEAIKLAEIITANGPIAIEQAKLAIHKGMQTDLSSGLTIEHEAYKKTIPTADRLEGLHAFSEKRIPNYQGK; translated from the coding sequence ATGGAGCAGCTTATCAAGCTTAATCGAGATAGAGAGCATATTGCAATCATCACGCTGAATCGACCGGAAGCGGCTAATGCATTGTCAAACACTCTCCTTTATCAATTAAATCAAGCATTACAAGAGGTTGATGAAGATACCTCAATCTATTCTACGATAATTACGGGTGCGGGCGAAAAGGCATTTTGTGCGGGTGCCGACTTGAAGGAACGAAAAAACATGACAAATGAATCTGTAATTGACGCAGTAGCATATATCGGAAAAACGGTAAATGCAATTGAACATTTACGAATGCCTGTTATAGCCGCAATTAATGGTGCAGCATTTGGTGGAGGATTAGAACTAGCATTGGCCTGCGATATCCGAATTGCTTCTGAAGATATAAAGTTGGGTTTAACAGAAGCATCACTCGCAATTATCCCAGGTGCTGGTGGAACGCAGCGTTTGCCCCGCTTAATCGGATTAGGACATGCGAAGCGGCTGATTTATTCTGCTAAGCCAATTACAGTAGCAGAGGCATTAGACATTGGTCTAGTTGAGCAGGTCGTTAAAAAAGAGAACTTACTATATGAAGCAATTAAACTAGCAGAAATTATCACAGCAAATGGTCCAATTGCAATCGAGCAAGCAAAGCTAGCAATCCATAAAGGAATGCAAACAGACTTATCATCGGGACTCACGATTGAACATGAAGCATATAAGAAAACAATACCGACAGCAGATCGATTAGAAGGCCTGCATGCCTTTAGTGAAAAAAGAATACCGAATTACCAAGGGAAATAA
- a CDS encoding acyl-CoA carboxylase subunit beta: MSSIEELKERINKIEQGGHDKYHEKNKEKGKLFVRERLALLFDEGIEIEDAFFANCMDDSLPSDGVVTGIGKINGQKVCVMANDSTVKAGSWGERTVEKILRIQETAEKLELPIIYLVDSAGARITDQIEMFPGRRGAGRIFHNQIKLSGRVPQICLLFGPSAAGGAYIPAFCDIVVMVEGNASMYLGSPRMAEKVIGEKVTLEEMGGARMHTTVSGVGDVLVKSEEEAIQYAKRYLRYFPANFRSRPSLEDRKEVKPFEKSISEIIPENQNAAFNMYDLIDRVIDENSFCEIKKKFAAELITGLARIDGRAIGIIANQPRVKGGVLFTDSADKAAKFIQLCDAFNIPLLFLTDVPGFMIGTKVEREGIIRHGAKMLSSMSEATVPKISVIVRKAYGAGLYAMAGPAFEPDCVIAFPNAQIAVMGPEAAINAVNANKIAALPEDERAAYIKEKQDEYRREIDIYRLASEMVVDTVINPDDLRKELITRFSIYEDKNIVFTERKHGVYPV; this comes from the coding sequence TTGTCATCTATTGAGGAATTAAAAGAAAGAATAAATAAAATTGAACAGGGTGGTCACGATAAATACCATGAAAAAAATAAAGAAAAAGGCAAGCTTTTTGTACGTGAGCGATTAGCATTATTATTTGATGAAGGTATAGAAATTGAGGATGCATTTTTCGCAAATTGCATGGATGATTCGCTACCATCAGACGGTGTTGTAACTGGAATTGGTAAAATTAACGGTCAGAAGGTTTGTGTAATGGCAAATGATTCTACCGTTAAAGCTGGATCATGGGGGGAACGAACCGTTGAAAAAATCCTTCGTATACAAGAAACCGCAGAGAAGCTAGAATTACCAATAATTTATTTAGTTGACTCAGCTGGAGCAAGAATTACAGATCAAATTGAAATGTTTCCTGGGCGACGCGGTGCGGGGAGAATATTTCATAATCAGATTAAATTGTCTGGACGTGTTCCACAAATATGCTTATTATTTGGTCCATCCGCTGCAGGTGGTGCATATATCCCAGCATTTTGTGATATCGTCGTTATGGTTGAGGGAAATGCCTCGATGTATTTAGGATCACCAAGAATGGCAGAGAAGGTAATTGGTGAGAAAGTAACACTCGAGGAAATGGGTGGCGCAAGGATGCATACTACCGTATCGGGTGTAGGCGACGTTTTAGTAAAATCAGAAGAAGAAGCAATTCAATACGCAAAACGCTATTTGCGATACTTCCCAGCTAATTTTAGGTCGAGACCAAGCTTAGAGGATAGAAAAGAAGTAAAGCCATTTGAAAAATCAATATCGGAAATTATTCCTGAAAATCAGAATGCTGCATTTAATATGTATGATCTAATTGATCGTGTAATTGATGAAAATAGTTTTTGTGAAATCAAAAAAAAATTTGCTGCCGAGCTCATCACTGGCCTCGCACGTATTGATGGCAGGGCGATTGGGATTATTGCCAATCAACCTCGGGTAAAAGGAGGGGTACTTTTTACAGATTCAGCGGATAAAGCTGCGAAGTTTATCCAGCTTTGTGATGCATTCAATATCCCGTTATTATTCCTAACCGATGTTCCGGGGTTTATGATTGGTACGAAGGTTGAAAGAGAAGGGATTATCCGACATGGCGCGAAGATGCTGTCCTCGATGAGCGAAGCTACCGTACCGAAAATTTCAGTCATCGTTCGGAAAGCATATGGTGCTGGACTATATGCTATGGCAGGACCTGCATTTGAGCCAGACTGTGTCATTGCCTTTCCGAATGCACAAATAGCAGTCATGGGTCCAGAAGCGGCGATTAATGCAGTAAATGCAAATAAAATAGCAGCATTACCTGAAGATGAACGTGCAGCATATATTAAAGAAAAACAAGACGAATATCGCAGGGAAATTGATATTTACCGTTTGGCATCAGAGATGGTTGTTGATACCGTTATTAATCCAGATGATTTGCGAAAGGAATTAATCACACGATTCTCGATTTATGAAGATAAAAACATTGTCTTTACTGAAAGAAAGCACGGTGTTTATCCAGTATAG